Sequence from the Osmerus eperlanus chromosome 23, fOsmEpe2.1, whole genome shotgun sequence genome:
GCTGACTGGACGGCCACACTCAGAgtcccacacaaacactggtCCTCATCCTCTaccggagcgagagagaggggagacagaaagagagagagagcaggggtgaTGATGAAAGAGcgtgagagtgagggggaggtagagggaacgtgtaggagaggtggtgagagacGGTAGATGAGAtgtagagagaaaggaagaggaagatgaagagtACATGTTTGACTCATGGTAAAAATCTAAGAGATAgactcaggctgtgtgtgtgtgtgtgtgtgtgtgtgtgtgtttatctaacCAGTCAGTAGGCTGCGTAGAGGAGGCTGTTGAGTCATCCGTAGCTTGACACAGGAGCTGGTCAGGGTGAGAAGATCTGGTGGAACTGTTTCCatatctggcacacacacacacacacaaccacacgcacacaaccacacacacaagcacacacaagcacacacaagcacacacaagcacacacacaaccacacacacacacacacacacaaccacacgcacacaaccacacacacacaagtacacacacaagcacacacaagcacacacacaagcacacacagacactgttggttacaagcactattacaacaacaaaattCTGTTTCGCAAGCATTAAGGCAAAGGAAAACCAAAGTTACTACACAAAACACATGAGAACTTCCAGTTTTCTACATGATTTCACTTTTGAGACAAAAGAAATCCCATGCAACATTAGTCTGGTATTGTTAGTCTATGTATTTGTACAAGAGGATGTTCCAAACTGTTTTTGTGTGATTGGACTTTGACATGGTCCTACCCCCATGTGAGGTAGTTAGCTCTCACCTTCTCCTGTGAGTTTGAGGATGgcttctctccattcctccagcTCAAACAGGGAGGACAGCAAGAACATATGgctctggagagagaagagagagggctcggattctgtgtgtgtgtgtgtgtgtgtgtgtgtgcgtgcgtgtgtgtgctggtacCTTGCCATTGGGGCTGTGTAGTTTCAGATTGAGGGGAagagaatgtatgtgtgtgtgtatgtgtgtgtgttggtacctTGCCATTGGGGCTTTGTAGTTCCAGATTGTggggaggagaatgtgtgtatatgtgtgtgtgtgtgtatgtatgtgtgtgtgagtgtgtgtgtgtgagtgtgtgtatgtatgtgtgtgtgagtgagtgagtgtgtgtgtgtgtgtgtgagtgtgtgtgtgtgtgtgtgtgtgtgtgtgagtgtgtgtatgtatgtgtgtgtgagtgtgtatgtgtgtgtgagtgtgtatgtgtctgtgtgagtgtgtgtgtgtgagtgtgtgtgtgtgagtgtgtgtgtgtgagtgtgtgtgtgtgtgagtgtgtgtgtgtgtgtgtgtgtgtgagtgtgtgtgtgtgtgagtgtgtgtgtgtgagtgttggcaCCTTGCCACTGGGGCTGTGGAGGTCCAGATAGGGGACAGGAGCGAGCGTCAGCAGCATCAGTTCCAACTGCTCCATCTTCCTCTTGCTTTTCTCCAGAAAACGAGCTGCCAAACCCTTAACTAGcccctgtggacacacacacacacagacagacttatTCAGTCAGGTTTCTGTAACACTTCAACAACAGATTAGGGTCTTATTGctttgcacacatacacacgtacacacacaccatgtttgAGTGCCGTAGCTCTTGTCGTAACTGGAACATCTTGGATCTGATGGTCTGTATGCGCAGGTGTGTGTCGGCCGATCGCTCTGTCTCTGCCCCCCACTGCAGTTTCAGACCAGCCAGGGGCAGGTACCAACAAAACCTGTAGTAGGTCTGCTTACTGGCACACACAaccagcaggcacacacacagacacacataaacgTTTAAAGAACAAATGAACATATTTCAACTTGAGTGTTTGACACCAGATTAAAGAGGGGTGGCTTTAAGGCGCCTATTACTCACCCTGTAGCCCCGCCCTTCATCTTCACACACAGTAGCAGGTCAGTGTAGAGGAAGAGGTGGCGAAGGTTacgccctccctcacacacatccaccacgAAGCCGTCACGGATCACCTGGcgtcgctacacacacacacacacaccaaccatgtTCTTCCTCTTTTAATAGGTCAGTTACAGCAGTGTATGAGAAAGGTTGCTGTCATTTCCGGAGTATTATACCACAGACTTCCAGGTTATGACAGGTATGTGTATCGCGTATCGGCGTGCGCACGTGCGTGCCTGTCATCGAGGAGGTGTCGTTAGCGTGCGTGTCTGTACGGGCGTGCACGTGCGTGCACGTACAGTATGCACACGGGATCCGCGCACACCCGagcacgcttgtgtgtgtgtgtgtgtcccactcaCCAAGGCGTGGCTGAGCGTGACTTCTCGCCTGCAGCGTGAGCCCTCGTTGAGGCCGGAGAGGAAGCCCCGTGAAAGCCTCAGGGCTTCCTGCAGCACTGGATGGTCCTCGTGGTTCGGAGGTGTGGTGCTCAGCAGGTCCTACACAGGAAgggcggagagggaggaaggaatgaaggaaggggggggggggggggtagtgagaGTGGTAGATGCGTCCAGAGTAGGCGTTACAGAGGGATCTGGGTCGGAGTGAGGATAGATGGATGaaaggatgaatggatggacagAGCGGATTGATAAATGACAATGAAGCGTTTCACTCTTACATGTAACACTAAGGTCGTCTTGGTGATCCGATCCAGAGGCTTGTACAGAAGTGCTGTGGAGGGAGAAAAACAAGTGTCAATCAACAATGGGGGCGGGTCGTGTCCCGTCTCATCCAATTACAATGAAGTCTCCATCTTACCTTCAAAGGTGTACGAAGTCTTAATTTTGTCTATTCCATTACATGACATCATACTCTAGAAAAGGATTGAGATAGTGGACAGGGCATATTGAAACtaatggttgccatggtgatttTTCGTTTTTGCGCTCGGAGTTTGACCTTACCTGTGATAGTTCTCTGAAGCACTGGTTGGTTTGTGTACACCTCCTCACAATCTCCACAGCACTCTCATAGTTATCTATGAAGCCTCGATACACACGCAGCTGGCTTacctggaagggagggagagagggaggaagggattgagggagggagggataaatggatggatggatggatagatggacagatggatggaatAATCAATGGAATAATGGATTGGAGGAGGATTGGAACTAACCATTTTCAGGAACAGGTCCCCGACAGTTAACTGGAAGCCACCATGGCCTGTCACCAGCTTCATCTCCGACCCACCAGCTTCATCTCCCACACAGCCAGACGTTTCCATCGGGCTTTGTTCTACTTGAGCTCCCTGGTCTGACTGCGGCCCAGGCCCGGGCCTCATTCCGGCCTCCAGCCTGGTCCTGAGGCCGGTGTAGAAGTCTCTGTGCAGGTCCCTGAGTTCTGGTACTTGATAGAAGACGGTCTGGACCTGCTGGCTCGACAGGACTGGTTGAGAAGTCCCTGCAGAAGCCTTCAAGGCTTTCATAGGCtagggggcggggagggagaggagggaaggacagagggagggatggaaatgAAAGAGTAGAAGAAGACGATGGAAGGttagaggagtgagggagaaggaaaaagaCGAGGGGTTGAAATGCAGTAAAAGCATTTCACACGTTCAAAAGTAAAACCGTTTTCGACAGTTACTCCGACACTCCGACACTTGCTCGGAGCACCTAGCACATTGtgctatgaacacacacatattaaatGCACGTTTTTTGTGGTTATCACATTTGCGAAAGCAGAACCGTCTATTCATGCCATTAAAGGGGAACAAAAATACCAGTTAAaaaatcctctccttctctgctgtTTACTTCTCACAATTGGATTTAGTTCATGATTAATTTAGAATAAATTACTAGCTCATAAACTATTTACTGAACCTTTCATATCTTGAAAAGGCTCAATAGAACAGAGACAAGGGTACCGATTAGAACTGAGACAATGGCTGAAGCATAAGATAGAGAGTGTAGATAAGAGTGTAGATTTGCCTACAACCATCACTGGCCGTAGGCAAATAACTTGGCGTCAAGGTACgagagtgtgcgtttgtgtgtgtgtgtgtgggtatggtgtGGGTGGGGCGtgggcgtggtgtgtgtgtggtgtgtgtgtgtgtgtttaccgtgAGCAGTGTCTGCAGTTCGCTGAGGTAGAGCTGCTCACTCTCTAGGATAGCCTTCAGGACGGTTAGCCTCCTCTCCAACAGAGCCTCTGGAGAGCACAGTGTCTAAAACAGAACAGGCAGAAAGGCAAAAGCCATTTCAAAATGTTCCAACTTGGCTTGTATTGACCTTTTCACAATTAAATGTAACAAGAAAGTCAAAGAGGGTG
This genomic interval carries:
- the si:dkey-33c9.6 gene encoding active breakpoint cluster region-related protein encodes the protein MRLTHFQNSFGEEHTQTLRAMDVYKEALNYLESYNISVEDEVYPELEEDVFHEDSYLHSPLQSDCVDLPDTPTLCSPEALLERRLTVLKAILESEQLYLSELQTLLTPMKALKASAGTSQPVLSSQQVQTVFYQVPELRDLHRDFYTGLRTRLEAGMRPGPGPQSDQGAQVEQSPMETSGCVGDEAGGSEMKLVTGHGGFQLTVGDLFLKMVSQLRVYRGFIDNYESAVEIVRRCTQTNQCFRELSQSMMSCNGIDKIKTSYTFEALLYKPLDRITKTTLVLHDLLSTTPPNHEDHPVLQEALRLSRGFLSGLNEGSRCRREVTLSHALRRQVIRDGFVVDVCEGGRNLRHLFLYTDLLLCVKMKGGATGKQTYYRFCWYLPLAGLKLQWGAETERSADTHLRIQTIRSKMFQLRQELRHSNMGLVKGLAARFLEKSKRKMEQLELMLLTLAPVPYLDLHSPSGKSHMFLLSSLFELEEWREAILKLTGEDMETVPPDLLTLTSSCVKLRMTQQPPLRSLLTEDEDQCLCGTLSVAVQSACGLQQPASVSVSVEVDGYDFYPTQGQTHSSVPSLCPHWHQEFSFRVDGARQMRVVCVRETGQGADSEDTVLGKTSVQLDPAVLQKQWKRRCISLGQVEVTLFLKYLPHPLDPPSITPDQQQPVFCVPIGAVALQEGVLVPHVVRCCVEEVERRGLEELGIYRISGALSDISTLKTAFSTSLREAVSRLRSVDIHAVSGILKLYFRELPQPLIPTELFLDLSKALNIPDMGTRISTLLSLLQSCPDVNINTFFFLLHHLKRVAEKQEVNKMPLMNLATVFGPTLLRPPVATLGNSFPRVDISQEVVVQVQVVFFCLLCDHLPAAWTSMPHDSEEDEEEDTIM